A stretch of bacterium DNA encodes these proteins:
- a CDS encoding sigma-70 family RNA polymerase sigma factor, which yields MENETIKLPDLELVKKSKQGNFEAFTELIKRYEAKIYSLAYNYMQNREDAEDILQETFLKVYVSLPNFREEAKFVTWLYRICVNTCYSKLREKKVKVVLSLESSGAIEEEFHREIIDWSKNPEACLLAEEMKEVLNKAIEKLPREYKEVFILRDIEELSNKEASEVLGESIAAIKARVHRARLFVREEIAAYFKKDRELIIPPKQITYNY from the coding sequence ATGGAGAACGAGACAATAAAATTACCAGATTTGGAATTAGTTAAAAAAAGTAAGCAAGGAAACTTTGAAGCTTTTACTGAATTAATAAAACGTTATGAAGCTAAAATATATTCATTAGCTTATAACTATATGCAGAATCGTGAAGATGCTGAAGATATCTTGCAAGAGACTTTTTTAAAAGTTTATGTTTCTCTGCCTAATTTTCGCGAAGAAGCTAAATTTGTTACTTGGCTTTATCGAATCTGTGTCAATACTTGCTACTCTAAGCTCCGAGAAAAAAAAGTAAAAGTGGTTTTATCTTTAGAAAGTTCTGGGGCAATAGAGGAAGAATTTCATCGAGAAATAATAGACTGGTCTAAAAACCCAGAAGCTTGTTTATTGGCTGAAGAAATGAAAGAAGTCTTAAATAAGGCGATTGAAAAACTACCCCGGGAGTATAAAGAAGTTTTTATCTTACGAGACATAGAAGAATTATCTAATAAAGAGGCAAGCGAGGTCTTGGGTGAGTCTATAGCTGCCATTAAGGCACGAGTTCATAGAGCTAGATTATTTGTTCGAGAAGAGATTGCTGCTTATTTTAAAAAAGATAGGGAATTAATTATCCCACCTAAGCAAATAACTTATAATTACTAG
- the mutM gene encoding bifunctional DNA-formamidopyrimidine glycosylase/DNA-(apurinic or apyrimidinic site) lyase: protein MPELPEVETIVRSLQKQIISQKILKIEVNLPKIIKSHQEEFVSLTEGASIQDVSRRGKIILISLSTGVTILIHLKLTGQLIYSSSKKPITTQTHLIFNLSSGDQLRYLDLRQFGYFLLEKSDRLSLLKELAILGPEALEISLADFKKVSKKRGRIKVLLMNQSILAGIGNMYADEILHQAKIHPLCLACVLSEDQIERLYQATREILTKAIAYKGSSVDTYINTNGEEGSYQRFHQVYQREGKQCFSCSSKIIRLKINSRSSHFCPNCQKREPEN, encoded by the coding sequence ATGCCAGAATTACCTGAAGTAGAAACAATTGTTAGAAGCTTACAGAAGCAAATTATTAGTCAAAAGATCTTAAAGATAGAGGTAAATTTACCTAAGATTATCAAGAGCCATCAAGAAGAGTTTGTCTCCTTGACCGAAGGAGCTTCTATTCAAGATGTTAGTCGTCGAGGCAAGATTATCCTAATTAGTCTTTCTACTGGAGTAACTATTCTTATTCACCTCAAGTTGACGGGTCAATTAATCTATAGCTCGTCAAAAAAGCCAATAACCACACAGACTCACCTTATCTTTAATCTATCTAGCGGAGATCAACTTCGTTATCTTGACCTACGACAATTTGGATACTTTCTTTTAGAAAAGAGCGATCGATTATCCTTACTTAAGGAATTAGCTATTCTTGGACCTGAAGCTTTAGAAATTTCACTGGCTGACTTTAAAAAAGTATCTAAAAAAAGAGGTAGGATAAAGGTGCTCTTAATGAATCAATCAATTTTAGCTGGAATTGGTAATATGTATGCAGATGAAATCTTACATCAGGCTAAAATTCATCCTCTTTGCTTGGCTTGCGTTCTCAGCGAAGATCAAATAGAGAGACTTTATCAAGCGACCAGAGAGATTTTAACTAAGGCTATTGCTTATAAAGGTTCTAGTGTAGATACTTATATAAATACAAATGGAGAAGAAGGAAGCTATCAAAGGTTTCATCAAGTTTACCAACGAGAAGGAAAACAGTGTTTTTCTTGTAGTAGCAAAATAATTCGTCTCAAGATAAATAGTCGATCAAGTCATTTTTGTCCTAATTGCCAAAAGAGAGAACCAGAAAATTAA
- the amrA gene encoding AmmeMemoRadiSam system protein A — MKEKSPLVELAMETVKNYVCFNKKIDPPLDLSPEMKEKAGVFVSIKKKGELRGCIGTFQPTTSNIVLEIISNAISAATKDPRFKPITPEELEELEFSVDVLAPPERIKSKEELDPKKYGIIVQKGFKRGLLLPDIEGVDTVDYQISIAKSKAGIRGDEEVQLYRFEVKRYK, encoded by the coding sequence ATGAAAGAAAAAAGCCCTTTGGTCGAGTTGGCTATGGAAACAGTAAAAAATTATGTTTGCTTTAATAAGAAGATCGACCCCCCTCTTGATCTTTCCCCTGAAATGAAAGAAAAAGCAGGCGTCTTTGTTTCTATCAAGAAAAAAGGGGAACTTCGTGGTTGTATAGGAACTTTTCAACCTACAACATCTAACATAGTTTTGGAGATTATCAGTAATGCTATTTCTGCAGCCACTAAAGACCCAAGATTTAAACCTATTACCCCTGAAGAGTTAGAAGAATTAGAATTTTCGGTGGATGTTCTTGCTCCTCCTGAACGAATAAAAAGTAAAGAGGAGTTAGATCCAAAGAAATATGGGATTATTGTTCAAAAAGGTTTTAAGCGAGGATTATTACTTCCAGATATAGAAGGAGTAGATACGGTTGACTATCAAATAAGCATTGCTAAGTCCAAAGCAGGCATAAGAGGAGATGAGGAAGTTCAGCTATATCGTTTTGAGGTGAAAAGATATAAATAA
- a CDS encoding secondary thiamine-phosphate synthase enzyme YjbQ has protein sequence MKSLTEYLWFNTKTKRAYLNITSQVEELVERSGIKEGLCLVNAMHITASVFINDDENGLLQDYDDWLEKLAPFKPVSHYRHNRTGEDNGDAHLKRQVMGREVVIAITKGRLDFGPWEQIFYGEFDGQRKKKVLVKIIGE, from the coding sequence ATGAAATCACTGACTGAATATCTTTGGTTTAATACTAAGACTAAGAGAGCCTATCTAAATATTACTTCTCAAGTAGAAGAATTAGTTGAAAGAAGTGGTATTAAAGAAGGGTTATGCTTGGTAAACGCTATGCATATTACGGCCAGTGTCTTTATAAATGATGATGAAAATGGACTTTTACAAGATTACGATGACTGGTTAGAAAAACTTGCTCCTTTTAAGCCCGTATCCCATTATCGGCATAATCGAACGGGAGAAGATAATGGCGATGCTCATTTAAAGCGGCAGGTGATGGGGAGAGAAGTAGTTATAGCCATAACTAAAGGAAGATTAGATTTTGGTCCTTGGGAACAAATCTTCTATGGAGAGTTTGATGGTCAAAGAAAAAAGAAAGTCTTGGTGAAGATAATAGGTGAATAA
- a CDS encoding epoxyqueuosine reductase QueH encodes MKARDILLHICCGVCTSSVVEKLREENFEPTGFFYNPNVYPEEEYKRRLEAAFKVSEILKFKLIEGHYEKDKWGKLVLEFKDQEEVEGGKRCQLCFQIRLKECYQKSKELNISYFTTTLSASPHKDALMINHIGRGIGGESFLESNFKKKDGFKKGIEFSKRYNLYRQDYCGCTYSLRR; translated from the coding sequence ATGAAGGCAAGAGACATTTTACTTCATATCTGTTGTGGAGTATGTACTAGTTCGGTGGTGGAAAAGTTACGAGAAGAAAATTTCGAGCCCACGGGGTTTTTTTATAATCCCAATGTTTATCCAGAAGAAGAGTATAAAAGACGACTAGAAGCAGCTTTTAAAGTTTCTGAGATCCTTAAGTTTAAATTAATAGAAGGTCATTATGAAAAAGATAAGTGGGGAAAATTAGTCTTAGAATTTAAAGATCAAGAAGAAGTCGAAGGTGGAAAAAGATGCCAGCTATGTTTTCAAATAAGATTAAAGGAGTGTTATCAAAAGAGTAAAGAGTTAAATATTTCTTACTTTACTACTACTTTAAGCGCCAGTCCCCATAAAGATGCCTTGATGATTAACCACATAGGAAGAGGTATAGGTGGAGAAAGTTTTCTTGAGTCTAATTTCAAGAAAAAAGATGGCTTTAAAAAAGGGATAGAATTTTCAAAGAGATATAATCTTTATCGCCAAGACTATTGTGGATGTACTTATAGCCTTAGAAGATAG
- a CDS encoding FAD-dependent oxidoreductase, with amino-acid sequence MDNYHKERIRPARKVGELIIIPEKKISVLKKTEVLVVGGGSAGIAAALAAARNGLETTLIERYGYLGGMASGGLVLNMEGFSDGEKQVIKGVAGEIVKNLEKIRGFNKSSNNFDGIFDPEDIKDVSLRLLIEAKVKILFHAYFVQAIVNRDKVEGVVIFTKLGPRAILSKVVIDATGDGDVLAFSGAFFERGLKGIGLNFRLGNVDINLTNKFKVEDPQKYERLKEDLVKEGGLEMSFYPTIREGIVWWNNMLDPEDGLDVEVLSKMEILLREKINITLNFMRKNFPGFKETYLIDTSSLLGVRETRRLIGEYVLTEKDIFKGKRFSDAVVHGGYLGKTGVGYDIPYRCLLPKNIEGLIVAGRCISTDKYTQDAIRIIANCFATGEAAGHAAALSIKEKTAPLTLDIEKLRRLLIKNNVYLE; translated from the coding sequence ATGGATAATTATCATAAAGAAAGAATTAGGCCAGCTAGAAAAGTTGGAGAATTAATTATTATACCGGAGAAAAAAATTTCGGTCTTAAAAAAAACTGAAGTTTTAGTAGTCGGAGGTGGAAGTGCGGGAATTGCTGCTGCTTTAGCTGCTGCTCGAAATGGGCTGGAAACTACCTTAATAGAAAGGTATGGATATCTGGGAGGCATGGCCAGTGGGGGGTTAGTTTTAAACATGGAAGGTTTTAGTGATGGAGAAAAACAAGTGATTAAAGGAGTAGCGGGAGAAATAGTCAAGAACTTAGAAAAGATAAGAGGTTTTAATAAATCAAGTAATAACTTTGATGGTATCTTTGATCCAGAGGACATTAAGGATGTTAGTTTAAGATTATTAATAGAGGCCAAAGTAAAAATTTTATTCCACGCTTATTTTGTGCAGGCTATTGTGAATAGAGATAAAGTGGAAGGAGTAGTTATTTTTACTAAACTAGGACCCAGAGCTATTTTATCCAAAGTAGTGATTGATGCTACGGGGGATGGAGATGTCTTAGCTTTTTCGGGGGCTTTTTTTGAAAGGGGACTCAAAGGAATTGGATTAAATTTTAGATTGGGAAATGTAGATATAAATTTAACTAATAAGTTTAAAGTAGAAGATCCTCAAAAATATGAAAGATTGAAGGAAGATTTAGTCAAAGAAGGTGGACTGGAAATGAGTTTTTATCCAACAATAAGGGAGGGAATAGTTTGGTGGAATAATATGTTAGATCCAGAAGATGGATTGGATGTAGAAGTATTGAGCAAGATGGAGATTTTACTTAGAGAGAAAATTAATATAACTTTAAATTTTATGAGAAAAAATTTCCCAGGCTTTAAAGAAACTTATTTGATAGATACTTCTTCTTTATTAGGAGTCAGAGAGACAAGAAGGTTAATAGGTGAGTATGTATTAACCGAGAAAGATATTTTTAAAGGAAAGAGATTTAGCGATGCAGTAGTTCATGGAGGTTACTTAGGAAAGACAGGGGTGGGTTATGATATACCTTATCGATGCTTACTGCCTAAAAATATTGAAGGGTTAATCGTAGCCGGAAGATGTATTTCTACCGATAAATATACTCAAGATGCCATTAGAATTATAGCTAACTGTTTTGCTACCGGAGAAGCTGCTGGTCACGCCGCCGCCCTCTCTATTAAAGAAAAGACTGCGCCTTTAACCTTAGATATAGAAAAACTACGAAGATTGCTAATAAAGAATAATGTCTATTTAGAATAA
- a CDS encoding zf-HC2 domain-containing protein, whose protein sequence is MNCQQIYNSLSDLIDKELPLETYLEIEDHLNVCPYCHTFLNTLKMTIKLSSRKKFIVIPEEVHYRLLEFLKRHLKIT, encoded by the coding sequence ATGAATTGTCAACAAATTTATAATTCATTATCAGACTTAATAGATAAGGAACTTCCTTTAGAAACTTACTTAGAAATTGAGGACCACCTTAATGTTTGTCCTTATTGTCATACCTTTTTAAATACCCTTAAAATGACCATTAAGCTATCGAGTAGAAAAAAATTTATAGTAATTCCCGAAGAGGTTCATTATCGGTTACTGGAGTTTTTGAAAAGGCACTTAAAGATTACTTAG
- a CDS encoding RtcB family protein produces the protein MNRDSWLGPLVKIDQYRWEIPKSFKEGMRVPGLIYASEKLLSHIKMDMTPEQVANVATLPGIVNYSLAMPDIHWGYGLPIGGVAAFDIGADGIISPGGVGSDINCGVRILTTQLKLKEIKDRLEDLIQNLFEAIPSGIGSKGNIRLNEKELKEVLIKGSKWAVEKGYGEEEDLLHTEEKGALSGADPNNISSRALERGFKQLGTLGSGNHFLEIQVVEKIYEEEIASVFGLEKDYIVIMIHSGSRGLGYQVCEDYLRFMQKVSEKYQISLPDRQLCCAPFNSPEGKKYFSAMAAAANYAWVNRQCIMHWTREVFMKTLSASPRDLKMKLLYDVAHNIGKIEEHLVSGKKISLCVHRKGATRAFPAGHKDIPERYQKVGQPVIVPGDMGRGSFVLVGTDKAMKETFGSACHGAGRQMSRTKALKTTKGSKVIEDLKEKGIIVKSANYGTIAEEMPEAYKDVSEVIDTLHYAGICKKVAKLRPLGVIKG, from the coding sequence ATGAACAGAGATAGCTGGTTAGGTCCATTAGTTAAGATTGATCAGTATCGTTGGGAAATTCCTAAAAGCTTTAAAGAAGGAATGAGAGTGCCAGGATTAATTTACGCTAGTGAAAAGTTGCTTAGTCATATTAAAATGGATATGACACCAGAACAAGTAGCTAACGTTGCTACTTTACCGGGAATTGTAAATTATTCTTTGGCCATGCCTGATATTCATTGGGGCTATGGCTTGCCTATAGGCGGAGTAGCGGCTTTTGATATTGGAGCAGATGGAATTATTTCTCCAGGAGGAGTTGGTTCAGATATAAATTGTGGAGTAAGAATATTAACTACCCAGCTAAAATTAAAAGAAATAAAAGACCGATTAGAAGATTTAATCCAAAATTTATTTGAGGCTATTCCTTCGGGAATAGGTTCTAAAGGAAACATCAGACTTAACGAGAAAGAGTTAAAGGAAGTCTTAATTAAAGGTTCTAAATGGGCGGTAGAAAAAGGATATGGCGAAGAAGAAGATCTCTTACATACCGAAGAGAAAGGGGCATTATCAGGTGCTGATCCTAATAACATCAGCTCTCGGGCTTTGGAAAGAGGGTTTAAGCAATTAGGAACTCTAGGTTCAGGGAATCATTTTTTAGAGATTCAAGTAGTAGAAAAGATTTACGAAGAAGAGATCGCTTCTGTCTTTGGGTTAGAGAAAGACTATATAGTAATAATGATTCATTCTGGGTCTCGTGGGTTAGGCTACCAAGTATGTGAAGACTACCTTCGTTTTATGCAGAAAGTTTCAGAGAAGTATCAAATATCTCTTCCCGATCGTCAACTTTGTTGTGCTCCCTTTAATTCTCCAGAAGGCAAGAAATATTTCTCAGCTATGGCCGCAGCAGCTAATTATGCTTGGGTAAATCGTCAATGTATTATGCACTGGACAAGAGAAGTCTTTATGAAAACACTTTCTGCTTCGCCAAGGGACTTAAAGATGAAGCTTCTCTATGATGTAGCTCATAATATAGGGAAGATTGAAGAACATTTAGTTAGTGGAAAAAAGATATCTCTTTGTGTTCATCGAAAAGGGGCCACCAGGGCTTTTCCTGCCGGTCATAAGGATATTCCAGAAAGATACCAGAAGGTAGGTCAGCCAGTAATTGTACCAGGAGATATGGGAAGAGGTTCGTTTGTCTTGGTGGGCACAGACAAAGCAATGAAGGAAACTTTTGGCTCTGCTTGCCATGGCGCTGGAAGGCAGATGAGTCGTACCAAAGCTTTAAAGACTACTAAGGGAAGTAAAGTCATTGAGGATTTAAAAGAAAAGGGCATTATTGTTAAATCAGCTAATTACGGGACTATAGCCGAAGAGATGCCTGAAGCTTACAAAGATGTTTCTGAAGTTATAGATACCTTGCATTATGCCGGCATTTGTAAAAAGGTAGCTAAACTTCGACCTTTAGGAGTAATAAAAGGTTAA
- a CDS encoding TlpA family protein disulfide reductase translates to MKKYCLVLISLVILSILSREGKGILKEEIKEEITNQPVKLLEKSVVVKAKKWGNAPNFKLLTLNKEVLTLSNFAGKVIILNFWATWCGPCKDEILDFVELYNKYKDKGLTIIGVNLNQTNEDEVKQVIERMKVSYPVVIANARVIKDYGGIRGIPATFVINQKGDLVKKFIGYRSKEVFENEVKRLIKER, encoded by the coding sequence ATGAAGAAATATTGTTTAGTTTTAATTAGCTTGGTAATCTTGTCTATCCTTAGTCGAGAAGGTAAAGGGATTCTTAAAGAAGAAATTAAAGAAGAAATTACCAATCAACCAGTAAAACTTTTAGAAAAAAGTGTTGTGGTTAAAGCTAAAAAATGGGGAAATGCTCCAAACTTTAAGTTACTTACGTTAAATAAAGAGGTTTTAACTTTATCAAATTTTGCGGGAAAGGTAATTATCTTGAATTTTTGGGCTACTTGGTGCGGTCCTTGTAAAGACGAAATTCTTGACTTTGTAGAATTATATAATAAGTACAAAGATAAGGGATTAACAATCATCGGGGTTAATCTTAACCAAACAAATGAAGATGAAGTTAAGCAAGTCATAGAAAGGATGAAGGTAAGCTATCCGGTGGTCATAGCTAATGCCAGAGTAATAAAAGATTATGGAGGAATCAGAGGGATCCCGGCTACTTTTGTGATTAACCAGAAAGGCGATCTTGTTAAAAAATTTATTGGCTATCGTTCTAAAGAAGTATTCGAGAATGAAGTCAAGAGATTAATTAAAGAAAGATGA
- a CDS encoding archease, with product MKRFEIFEHTADIGIMAYGVDLKEVFINAAYGMFNLITDLNKVNKEIKIDIQVGGSDVIELLVNWLSELLYYHAVEDIFFKEFKIKNLTERSIDAVAYGEGYDETRHKILREIKIVTYHQLEIEREHKRWKAQIIFDV from the coding sequence ATGAAGAGGTTTGAAATATTTGAACATACAGCTGATATCGGGATTATGGCTTATGGAGTAGATCTAAAAGAGGTATTTATCAATGCTGCTTATGGTATGTTTAACTTAATTACAGACTTAAATAAAGTAAATAAGGAGATAAAAATTGACATTCAAGTAGGAGGAAGTGATGTAATAGAGCTTTTAGTTAATTGGCTTTCAGAGCTTTTGTATTATCATGCCGTAGAAGATATTTTCTTTAAGGAATTTAAGATTAAAAATCTTACCGAGAGAAGCATAGATGCCGTGGCTTATGGAGAAGGATACGATGAAACTCGTCATAAAATATTACGGGAAATTAAGATTGTTACTTATCATCAATTAGAAATTGAACGAGAGCATAAACGATGGAAAGCTCAAATAATATTTGATGTTTGA
- the serS gene encoding serine--tRNA ligase, whose translation MLDLKFMINHMEKVSLAMKNRGIDFKIVEDLKEFDGERRKYIAEVEELKRKRNIANEEIGERKIKREDAQDLILQIKEVSTKIKELDNKLAHCTEKINNLLYFIPNLPHDSVLVGKDEKDNLEVKRWGKALEPSFPVKSHDELGERLDIIDFKRAAKITGARFALLKGAGAKLERALINFMLDIHTKRHGYLEVLPPFMVNRSSMTGTGQLPKFEKDLFYCHEVDYFLIPTAEVPVTNIHRDEILEEDNLPLYYTAWTPCFRLEAGSYGKDTKGLIRQHQFNKVELVKFTTPETSYQELERLLLNAEVILQELELPYRVVTLCSGDLGFAAAKTYDIEVWVPFQNSFREISSCSNFEDFQARRANIKYRRREDKKVEYVHTLNGSGLAIGRTLVAILENYQQEDGSIIIPEKLRPYLDGQKEISRR comes from the coding sequence ATGTTAGATTTAAAATTTATGATCAATCATATGGAAAAAGTAAGTTTGGCGATGAAGAATAGAGGTATAGATTTTAAGATAGTAGAAGATCTTAAAGAGTTTGATGGGGAAAGAAGAAAATACATAGCTGAAGTAGAGGAGCTTAAGAGAAAGAGAAATATAGCTAATGAAGAGATAGGGGAAAGAAAGATTAAAAGGGAAGATGCCCAAGATCTGATTCTTCAAATTAAAGAGGTAAGTACTAAGATTAAAGAATTAGATAATAAACTAGCTCACTGTACGGAAAAGATTAATAACTTGTTGTATTTTATCCCCAATTTACCTCATGATAGTGTCCTGGTAGGAAAGGATGAAAAAGATAACTTAGAGGTCAAAAGATGGGGTAAGGCTTTAGAGCCTTCTTTTCCTGTAAAATCACATGATGAGTTAGGGGAAAGATTAGATATCATAGATTTTAAAAGAGCCGCTAAGATTACAGGAGCAAGATTCGCGCTTCTTAAAGGAGCAGGGGCTAAATTAGAACGAGCTTTGATTAATTTTATGTTAGACATTCACACTAAAAGGCATGGATATTTAGAAGTATTACCTCCTTTCATGGTAAATAGAAGCTCTATGACTGGCACCGGGCAACTTCCTAAGTTTGAGAAAGATCTATTTTATTGTCATGAGGTAGATTACTTCTTAATTCCTACGGCAGAAGTTCCTGTTACCAATATTCACCGGGATGAAATTTTAGAAGAAGACAATCTTCCTCTTTACTACACAGCTTGGACTCCTTGTTTTCGCTTAGAAGCTGGTTCTTATGGCAAGGATACTAAGGGCTTAATTAGGCAACATCAATTTAATAAAGTAGAATTAGTTAAATTTACCACTCCCGAAACTTCTTATCAAGAGTTAGAAAGACTTCTCTTAAATGCTGAGGTTATTTTACAAGAATTAGAGTTGCCTTATAGGGTGGTAACTCTTTGTAGCGGTGATTTAGGATTTGCGGCTGCTAAGACTTATGATATAGAGGTATGGGTTCCTTTTCAAAATAGTTTTCGAGAAATCTCTTCCTGTAGTAATTTTGAAGATTTCCAAGCCAGACGAGCAAATATTAAGTATCGTCGTCGTGAAGATAAAAAAGTAGAATATGTCCATACTTTAAATGGATCTGGTCTGGCGATTGGAAGAACCTTGGTAGCTATCTTGGAAAATTATCAACAAGAAGATGGAAGTATAATTATCCCAGAAAAATTAAGACCTTATCTGGATGGGCAGAAGGAAATAAGCCGAAGATAA